A single window of Streptomyces griseoviridis DNA harbors:
- the hppD gene encoding 4-hydroxyphenylpyruvate dioxygenase: MTQTTQHTPETTARQADPFPVKGMDAVVFAVGNAKQAAHYYSTAFGMRLVAYSGPENGSRETASYVLENGSARFVLTSVIKPATPWGEFLARHVAEHGDGVVDLALEVPDARRAFAHAVERGARPLVEPHEVKDEHGTVVLAAIATYGETRHTLVERTGYTGPYLPGFTAASPIAAQPARRTFQAIDHCVGNVELGRMNEWVAFYNNVMGFTNMKEFVGDDIATEYSALMSKVVADGTLKVKFPINEPAVAKKKSQIDEYLEFYGGAGVQHIALNTNDIVETVRTMREAGVQFLDTPDSYYDTLGEWVGDTRVPVDTLRELKILADRDEDGYLLQIFTKPVQDRPTVFFELIERHGSLGFGKGNFKALFEAIEREQERRGNL, translated from the coding sequence ATGACGCAGACCACACAGCACACTCCCGAGACGACCGCCCGGCAGGCCGACCCCTTCCCGGTCAAGGGAATGGACGCGGTCGTCTTCGCCGTCGGCAACGCCAAGCAGGCGGCGCACTACTACTCCACCGCCTTCGGCATGCGGCTGGTCGCGTACTCGGGACCGGAGAACGGCAGCCGCGAGACCGCCAGCTACGTCCTGGAGAACGGCTCGGCCCGTTTCGTCCTCACCTCCGTCATCAAGCCCGCCACCCCCTGGGGCGAGTTCCTCGCCCGGCACGTCGCCGAGCACGGCGACGGTGTCGTCGACCTCGCCCTGGAGGTCCCGGACGCCCGCCGCGCCTTCGCGCACGCCGTCGAGCGCGGCGCCCGCCCGCTGGTCGAGCCGCACGAGGTGAAGGACGAGCACGGCACGGTCGTCCTCGCCGCGATAGCCACCTACGGCGAGACCCGCCACACGCTGGTGGAGCGCACCGGCTACACGGGCCCCTACCTGCCCGGCTTCACCGCCGCGAGCCCGATCGCCGCGCAGCCCGCCCGCCGCACCTTCCAGGCCATCGACCACTGTGTGGGCAACGTCGAACTCGGCCGGATGAACGAGTGGGTCGCGTTCTACAACAACGTCATGGGCTTCACGAACATGAAGGAGTTCGTGGGCGACGACATCGCCACCGAGTACAGCGCCCTGATGTCGAAGGTCGTCGCGGACGGCACGCTCAAGGTCAAGTTCCCGATCAACGAGCCGGCCGTCGCGAAGAAGAAGTCCCAGATCGACGAGTACCTGGAGTTCTACGGCGGCGCGGGCGTCCAGCACATCGCGCTCAACACGAACGACATCGTCGAGACCGTCCGCACCATGCGCGAGGCCGGTGTCCAGTTCCTCGACACCCCGGACTCCTACTACGACACCCTCGGCGAGTGGGTCGGCGACACCCGGGTGCCGGTGGACACCCTGCGCGAGCTGAAGATCCTCGCCGACCGCGACGAGGACGGCTATCTGCTCCAGATCTTCACCAAGCCGGTCCAGGACCGGCCGACCGTGTTCTTCGAACTCATCGAGCGGCACGGCTCGTTGGGCTTCGGGAAGGGCAACTTCAAGGCCCTCTTCGAGGCGATCGAGCGCGAGCAGGAGCGACGCGGAAACCTGTGA
- a CDS encoding tetratricopeptide repeat protein, giving the protein MENERDVRTLDRPGGLAGGPLGNLAAGGEPPGRRRRGRWIAAGVVASLLVGCGVVLWPARSGPKEPPEPAPGTQALAAVALGVPASLPDLAVLIGQREAEVKARPQDAHAWAVLGSAYVERGRRTADAANYPRAERALRASLKARPRGNADALGGLAALANARRDFRAARTWGEAALKADPKRWTTYPLLLDAYTGLGDYKATGRTLDKLSELRSGPAGLARIGAVYRDRGWREDAAASLADAAAGAATPAEQAAWLERAGQLSWERGEREEALSHFDEAVRLDPDQRAAQAGQGRALAALGRTTEALNAYRVALAGQPSPRYALELGELYESLGLVQAAKVEYDLLRARVRAGAAGGVDDELVLGVFESDHGDPWAALRRLRTEWRRQPGIEVADALGWALHRTGDDKEALRFATAATDKAHGGGVRSALYVYHRGIIEREVERYGPARRHLQEALRINPHFSPLRVPLARQALAALGDVPDEPVPTGASTVPAAPPAS; this is encoded by the coding sequence ATGGAGAACGAGCGGGATGTCCGGACATTGGACCGGCCGGGTGGCCTGGCCGGCGGGCCGCTGGGGAACCTGGCCGCGGGAGGCGAGCCGCCCGGGCGACGGCGGCGCGGCCGGTGGATCGCCGCCGGGGTCGTCGCGAGCCTGCTCGTGGGCTGCGGCGTCGTCCTGTGGCCCGCGCGCAGCGGGCCGAAGGAGCCGCCCGAACCCGCCCCCGGAACCCAGGCCCTGGCCGCCGTCGCCCTCGGCGTGCCCGCCTCGCTGCCCGACCTCGCTGTACTGATCGGGCAGCGGGAGGCCGAGGTCAAGGCCCGTCCGCAGGACGCCCACGCGTGGGCCGTCCTCGGCTCCGCGTACGTCGAACGGGGACGGCGGACCGCCGACGCGGCGAACTACCCGCGGGCCGAGCGGGCGCTGCGCGCCTCCCTGAAGGCGCGGCCCCGCGGCAACGCGGACGCGCTGGGCGGGCTCGCGGCGCTCGCCAACGCCCGACGGGACTTCCGGGCGGCGCGGACATGGGGCGAGGCCGCCCTGAAGGCCGACCCGAAGCGGTGGACGACATACCCGCTGCTGCTGGACGCCTACACCGGGCTCGGCGACTACAAGGCGACCGGGCGGACCCTGGACAAGCTGTCCGAACTGCGTTCAGGGCCGGCCGGGTTGGCGCGGATCGGCGCCGTGTACCGGGACCGCGGCTGGCGCGAGGACGCGGCTGCCTCCCTCGCCGACGCGGCGGCGGGCGCCGCCACCCCGGCCGAACAGGCGGCGTGGCTGGAGCGGGCCGGGCAGCTGTCCTGGGAGCGCGGCGAACGCGAGGAGGCGCTCAGCCACTTCGACGAGGCGGTACGGCTCGACCCCGACCAGCGGGCCGCGCAGGCCGGGCAGGGCCGGGCGCTGGCGGCCCTCGGCCGTACGACGGAGGCGCTGAACGCCTACCGGGTGGCGCTCGCCGGGCAGCCGAGCCCGCGCTACGCACTCGAACTGGGCGAGCTGTACGAGTCGTTGGGGCTGGTGCAGGCGGCGAAGGTGGAGTACGACCTGCTGCGGGCCCGGGTGCGGGCCGGGGCGGCGGGCGGGGTGGACGACGAGCTGGTGCTCGGCGTGTTCGAGTCCGACCACGGGGACCCGTGGGCCGCGCTGCGCAGGCTGCGGACCGAGTGGCGGCGCCAGCCCGGCATCGAGGTGGCCGACGCGCTCGGCTGGGCGCTGCACCGCACCGGCGACGACAAGGAGGCGCTGCGGTTCGCCACGGCCGCCACCGACAAGGCGCACGGCGGCGGGGTGCGCAGCGCGCTGTACGTGTACCACCGGGGCATCATCGAGCGGGAGGTGGAGCGGTACGGTCCGGCCCGCCGCCATCTCCAGGAGGCGCTGCGCATCAACCCGCACTTCTCGCCGCTGCGGGTGCCGCTGGCCCGGCAGGCGCTGGCCGCCCTGGGCGACGTCCCGGACGAGCCGGTGCCGACGGGCGCGTCCACGGTCCCGGCCGCGCCGCCCGCGTCCTGA
- a CDS encoding Lrp/AsnC family transcriptional regulator: MTIDRLDGRIIVLLAREPRIGVLEMSRRLGVARGTAQARLDRLQSNGVIRGFGPQVDPAALGYPVTAFATLEIRQGQGPDVRAHLAGVPEVLELHTTTGSGDMLCRLVARSNADLQRVIDRVVGFDGIVRAATAIVMENPVPLRIIPLVEQAAEDADRT, from the coding sequence GTGACGATCGACCGGCTGGACGGACGCATCATCGTGCTGCTGGCGAGGGAGCCCCGGATCGGGGTGCTGGAGATGTCCCGGCGGCTCGGCGTGGCCCGGGGCACGGCGCAGGCGCGGCTCGACCGGCTTCAGTCGAACGGAGTCATCAGGGGATTCGGTCCGCAGGTCGACCCGGCGGCCCTCGGCTACCCGGTCACCGCCTTCGCCACCCTGGAGATCCGGCAGGGCCAAGGCCCCGACGTACGCGCCCACTTGGCGGGGGTGCCCGAGGTCCTCGAACTGCACACCACCACCGGCAGCGGCGACATGCTGTGCCGGCTGGTGGCCCGCTCCAACGCCGATCTCCAACGGGTCATCGACCGGGTTGTCGGTTTTGATGGGATCGTCCGGGCCGCCACCGCGATCGTGATGGAGAACCCCGTTCCGCTGCGGATCATCCCGCTGGTGGAACAGGCGGCCGAGGACGCCGACCGGACATGA
- a CDS encoding immune inhibitor A domain-containing protein: MTSRSWTFRTAATVVAIAAASATFTTFAVAQAAEGGAAPVAADQHDPQPAKAREHDFDGPLSRTQSAQREEALKQVISGEASVKNRGGSKVVQLKGKDRKGGSKYVELGREKTDKIFTILVEFGDQVDSRYGGTAGPLHNQIAAPDRSKDNSTDWKADYNQAHFQDLYFGTGKNTESLKKYYEKQSSGRYSVDGVVTDWVKVPYNEARYGSNDAPTGAWYAVQDGVNAWVADQKAQGRTSAEIKATLAGYDQWDRYDYDGDGDFNEPDGYIDHFQIVHAGEDESAGGGAQGEDAIWAHRWYAFGTDAGSTGPDANKLGGTQIGDSGIWVGDYTIQPENGGLGVYAHEYGHDLGLPDEYDTSGGGENSTGFWTLMSSGSWLGTGKEAIGDLPGDMNAWDKLQLGWLDYDIAKAGTRSSHKLGVAEYNTKNPQALVVTLPDKNVTTEIVTPAQGATQWWSGSGNDLKNTLTRSVDLTGKSAASLTLDGWWDIEQDYDFLYTEVSTDGGANWTALDGKLADGTAIPRDGSDKPALTGSVDAYQKLTFPLDAYAGKNVQLRFRYATDGGLALQGFTADQITVTADGATVFSDNAETADPAWTANGFSRIGASITDDYPQYYIAENRQYVSYDKTLKTGPYNFGSAARPDWVEHYAYQNGLLIWKWDTSQADDNTSQHPGTGLILPIDAHPAALKWSDGTLMRNRVQAFDSTFSWYPTDAITLHKADVKTKIKARLGVPVFDDGRSTYYDPSNPLGGVKITDTNTSIKIVNEPLDGSTITLKVGPSSK; the protein is encoded by the coding sequence GTGACCAGCAGATCCTGGACGTTCAGAACGGCGGCCACGGTCGTCGCGATAGCGGCCGCGTCGGCGACGTTCACCACGTTCGCCGTCGCGCAGGCCGCCGAGGGCGGCGCGGCACCGGTGGCTGCGGACCAGCACGACCCGCAGCCCGCCAAGGCCAGGGAGCACGACTTCGACGGGCCGCTCTCGCGGACGCAGTCGGCGCAGCGGGAGGAGGCGCTCAAGCAGGTCATATCCGGCGAGGCGTCGGTCAAGAACCGCGGCGGCTCCAAGGTGGTCCAGCTCAAGGGCAAGGACCGCAAGGGCGGCAGCAAGTACGTCGAGCTGGGCCGGGAGAAGACCGACAAGATCTTCACGATCCTGGTCGAGTTCGGCGACCAGGTCGACAGCCGCTACGGCGGCACCGCGGGCCCGCTGCACAACCAGATAGCCGCGCCGGACCGGAGCAAGGACAACTCGACGGACTGGAAGGCCGATTACAACCAGGCCCACTTCCAGGACCTCTACTTCGGTACCGGCAAGAACACCGAGTCCCTCAAGAAGTACTACGAGAAGCAGTCCTCGGGCCGCTACTCGGTCGACGGTGTGGTGACCGACTGGGTCAAGGTCCCCTACAACGAGGCCCGTTACGGCTCCAACGACGCCCCGACCGGCGCCTGGTACGCGGTCCAGGACGGCGTCAACGCCTGGGTCGCCGACCAGAAGGCCCAGGGCAGGACGAGCGCCGAGATCAAGGCGACGCTGGCCGGGTACGACCAGTGGGACCGCTACGACTACGACGGCGACGGCGACTTCAACGAGCCCGACGGCTACATCGACCACTTCCAGATCGTGCACGCCGGCGAGGACGAGTCCGCGGGCGGCGGCGCGCAGGGCGAGGACGCCATCTGGGCGCACCGCTGGTACGCGTTCGGCACGGACGCCGGCTCCACCGGTCCCGACGCCAACAAGCTCGGCGGCACCCAGATCGGTGACTCCGGCATCTGGGTCGGCGACTACACCATCCAGCCGGAGAACGGCGGACTCGGCGTCTACGCCCACGAGTACGGCCACGACCTCGGCCTGCCGGACGAGTACGACACCTCCGGCGGCGGCGAGAACTCCACCGGCTTCTGGACGTTGATGTCGTCCGGTTCCTGGCTGGGCACCGGCAAGGAGGCCATCGGCGACCTGCCCGGTGACATGAACGCCTGGGACAAGCTCCAACTGGGCTGGCTCGACTACGACATCGCGAAGGCGGGCACCCGCTCCAGCCACAAGCTGGGCGTCGCGGAGTACAACACCAAGAACCCGCAGGCCCTCGTGGTGACGCTGCCGGACAAGAACGTCACCACCGAGATCGTGACCCCGGCCCAGGGTGCCACCCAGTGGTGGAGCGGCAGCGGCAACGACCTGAAGAACACCCTGACCCGGTCCGTCGACCTGACCGGCAAGTCCGCCGCGAGCCTCACCCTCGACGGCTGGTGGGACATCGAGCAGGACTACGACTTCCTGTACACCGAGGTCTCCACCGACGGCGGCGCCAACTGGACGGCGCTGGACGGCAAGCTGGCCGACGGCACCGCCATCCCGCGTGACGGCAGCGACAAGCCGGCCCTCACCGGCTCGGTCGACGCGTACCAGAAGCTGACGTTCCCGCTGGACGCGTACGCGGGCAAGAACGTCCAGCTGCGCTTCCGTTACGCCACCGACGGCGGCCTCGCGCTCCAGGGCTTCACGGCCGACCAGATCACCGTGACCGCCGACGGCGCCACCGTCTTCTCCGACAACGCCGAGACGGCCGACCCCGCTTGGACTGCCAACGGCTTCTCGCGCATCGGCGCGTCCATCACGGACGACTACCCGCAGTACTACATCGCGGAGAACCGTCAGTACGTGTCCTACGACAAGACCCTCAAGACCGGCCCGTACAACTTCGGTTCGGCGGCCCGTCCTGACTGGGTCGAGCACTACGCCTACCAGAACGGCCTGTTGATCTGGAAGTGGGACACCTCGCAGGCGGACGACAACACCAGCCAGCACCCGGGCACCGGTCTGATCCTGCCGATCGACGCGCACCCGGCCGCGCTGAAGTGGTCCGACGGCACGCTGATGCGCAACCGCGTCCAGGCCTTCGACTCCACGTTCAGCTGGTACCCGACGGACGCGATCACGCTGCACAAGGCGGACGTGAAGACGAAGATCAAGGCCCGCCTCGGCGTCCCGGTCTTCGACGACGGCCGCTCGACGTACTACGACCCGTCCAACCCGCTGGGTGGTGTCAAGATCACTGACACCAACACCTCCATCAAGATCGTCAACGAGCCCCTGGACGGCTCGACGATCACGCTGAAGGTTGGACCTT
- a CDS encoding RDD family protein: MSTEPPPGSGGTPEDDPFRKQPPPHGDTPGGGAPQGGNPYGPGPEGGGNPYGDPPGGGPYGGGSPGAGGPYGGGQGGGFGGSQGGGFGGGGPRGGGSYGNGPYGNDPYGGGGPGDPLAGMPPLADSGKRTLARIIDLILVGIVVWLVTWPIGVHEYNVSGNNVAFGRSFAQSLIAAVLYTGYDTVMISRTGQTLGKKWLKMRVANLDNGATPSVQTTLIRSLVLWIPFAFCCACIWTAIAGGWSFFDRPYKQGLHDKAAKTVVVSTA, from the coding sequence ATGAGCACCGAACCGCCCCCCGGCTCCGGCGGGACCCCGGAAGACGACCCGTTCAGGAAGCAGCCGCCGCCCCACGGCGACACGCCGGGCGGCGGCGCGCCCCAGGGCGGCAACCCGTACGGGCCGGGCCCCGAGGGCGGCGGCAACCCGTACGGGGACCCGCCGGGCGGCGGCCCCTACGGCGGCGGCTCCCCGGGCGCGGGCGGCCCCTACGGCGGCGGCCAGGGCGGCGGTTTCGGGGGGAGTCAGGGCGGCGGTTTCGGCGGGGGCGGCCCGCGGGGCGGCGGTTCCTACGGCAACGGCCCCTACGGCAACGACCCCTACGGCGGTGGCGGTCCCGGTGATCCGCTGGCGGGCATGCCCCCGCTCGCCGACAGCGGCAAGCGCACCCTGGCCCGGATCATCGACCTGATCCTGGTGGGCATCGTCGTCTGGCTGGTGACCTGGCCGATCGGCGTGCACGAGTACAACGTGAGCGGCAACAACGTCGCGTTCGGGCGGTCGTTCGCGCAGTCGCTGATCGCCGCCGTGCTCTACACCGGCTACGACACCGTCATGATCAGCCGCACCGGGCAGACCCTCGGCAAGAAGTGGCTGAAGATGCGGGTCGCCAATCTGGACAACGGCGCCACGCCCTCCGTGCAGACGACGCTGATCCGCTCCCTGGTGCTGTGGATCCCGTTCGCGTTCTGCTGCGCCTGCATCTGGACGGCGATCGCGGGCGGGTGGAGCTTCTTCGACCGGCCCTACAAGCAGGGCCTGCACGACAAGGCGGCGAAGACGGTGGTCGTCAGCACCGCCTGA
- a CDS encoding SsgA family sporulation/cell division regulator yields MHSTVVERELELKLILSPERSIPVPARLGYRTDDPYAVHVTFHINSEHPVSWTFSRELLIEGVFRPCGHGDVRIWPTKSEGRSVVLMALSSPDGDALLEAPAPQVSAWLERTLRVVPPGSEGEQLGIDDALDQLLAR; encoded by the coding sequence ATGCACAGCACAGTGGTGGAACGCGAACTGGAGCTGAAGCTCATCCTGTCGCCGGAGCGGAGCATCCCGGTGCCGGCCCGCCTCGGCTACCGCACCGACGACCCCTACGCCGTCCATGTCACCTTCCACATCAACTCCGAGCACCCGGTGAGCTGGACGTTCTCCCGTGAGCTGCTGATCGAGGGGGTGTTCAGGCCGTGCGGGCACGGGGACGTGCGGATCTGGCCGACGAAGTCGGAGGGGCGCAGCGTCGTGCTGATGGCGCTCAGTTCGCCCGACGGGGACGCCCTGCTGGAGGCGCCCGCGCCCCAGGTGTCGGCGTGGCTGGAGCGGACGCTGCGGGTGGTGCCCCCGGGGTCTGAGGGCGAGCAGCTGGGGATCGACGACGCGCTCGATCAGCTGCTCGCCCGGTGA
- a CDS encoding FAD-binding oxidoreductase → MIMSRIEAPRDEDTGNLVDRLLTGLPAETVLTDPDVTASYATDMASFCPAGAPAVVVLPRTVEQVQHVLRVASELRVPVVPQGARTGLSGAANATDGCVVLSLVRMDRILEIDPVDRIAVVEPGVVNATLSRAVAAHGLTYPPDPSSWETCTIGGNIGTASGGLCCVKYGVTAEYVLGLDVVLADGRLMSTGRRTAKGVAGYDLTRLFVGSEGSLGVVVRAVLALKPQPPRQLVLAAEFPSAKAACDAVCRIMAGGHVPSLLELMDRTTVKAVNDLTHMGLPETTEALLLAAFDTPDPAADLAAVGALCEAAGATEVVPADDQAESELLLQARRSALPALEAVKGTTMIDDVCVPRSRLGDLLDGIERIAEKHRLTIGVCAHAGDGNTHPTVCFDAADPDETRRARASFDEIMALGLQLGGTITGEHGVGVLKKEWLAREIGPVGLELQRQIKQVFDPLGILNPGKVF, encoded by the coding sequence GTGATCATGAGCCGCATCGAAGCGCCCCGTGACGAAGACACCGGCAACCTCGTCGACCGCCTGCTCACCGGTCTGCCCGCCGAGACCGTGCTCACCGACCCGGACGTCACGGCCTCCTACGCCACCGACATGGCGAGCTTCTGCCCGGCGGGGGCGCCCGCCGTCGTCGTCCTGCCGCGCACCGTCGAGCAGGTGCAGCACGTCCTGCGGGTCGCCTCCGAGCTGCGGGTCCCGGTGGTCCCGCAGGGCGCCCGCACCGGGCTGTCAGGAGCCGCCAACGCCACCGACGGCTGCGTCGTCCTCTCCCTCGTCCGGATGGACCGCATCCTGGAGATCGACCCGGTCGACCGGATCGCCGTCGTCGAACCCGGCGTCGTCAACGCGACGCTCTCCCGCGCGGTCGCCGCCCACGGCCTCACCTATCCGCCCGACCCCTCCAGCTGGGAGACGTGCACGATCGGCGGCAACATCGGCACCGCCTCCGGCGGCCTGTGCTGCGTCAAGTACGGCGTCACCGCCGAGTACGTCCTCGGCCTCGACGTCGTCCTCGCCGACGGCCGGCTGATGTCCACCGGGCGCCGCACCGCCAAGGGCGTCGCCGGATACGACCTCACCCGGCTGTTCGTCGGCTCCGAGGGCTCCCTCGGCGTCGTCGTCCGCGCCGTCCTCGCCCTGAAGCCGCAGCCGCCCCGGCAGCTCGTGCTGGCCGCCGAGTTCCCCTCCGCGAAGGCCGCCTGCGACGCCGTCTGCCGGATCATGGCGGGCGGCCATGTCCCCTCGCTCCTCGAACTGATGGACCGCACCACGGTCAAGGCCGTCAACGACCTCACGCACATGGGCCTCCCGGAGACCACCGAGGCCCTCCTCCTGGCCGCCTTCGACACCCCCGACCCGGCCGCCGACCTCGCCGCCGTCGGCGCCCTGTGCGAGGCCGCCGGCGCCACCGAGGTGGTGCCCGCCGACGACCAGGCCGAGTCCGAACTGCTCCTCCAGGCCCGCAGGTCGGCCCTGCCCGCCCTGGAGGCGGTCAAGGGCACCACGATGATCGACGACGTGTGCGTGCCCCGCTCACGCCTCGGCGACCTCCTCGACGGCATCGAGCGCATCGCCGAGAAGCACCGCCTCACCATCGGGGTCTGCGCGCACGCGGGCGACGGCAACACCCACCCCACCGTCTGCTTCGACGCGGCCGACCCCGACGAGACCCGCAGGGCCCGCGCGTCCTTCGACGAGATCATGGCGCTCGGCCTCCAGCTCGGCGGCACCATCACCGGCGAGCACGGCGTGGGCGTCCTGAAGAAGGAGTGGCTGGCGCGGGAGATCGGACCGGTCGGCCTCGAACTCCAGCGCCAGATCAAGCAGGTCTTCGACCCGCTCGGCATCCTCAACCCCGGCAAAGTGTTCTGA
- a CDS encoding RDD family protein, with amino-acid sequence MPPVAGPVHAPGAGTGFGAPPAPSASPAPHAAPAAPAAPAVPAVPAVPAAPAAPVSPGSPAGSPSAPAGSFGPAPGSGQGGAPGPSPVETTGPHFFDEDPDARQPSPGDAQHGSRPEPAAAWGADRARQAGFGNEQDRRVSWGSPSGADPRLPADAPAAEPDARTPPAVGAGATPDGTFVFRRPGAAEPGPAGSAAPVADEGTMTFRAVPPRTGGQPGAPAGPGFGAGKAAADRAAAAQAQAQPLPAQAQAQPQAAPAPTVPPQPDAPGPVAASGTPVTSGPGGGQHSWAQQVHRLAGEDGEQPVLPWKPPVEDVFQAAARRQSEARPASLGKRLAARLVDTVVLAAVTGAAAVPLGTRAVDHVDEKIDAARLSGETVTVWLLDGTTALYLGVVLAVLLLFGVVYEALPTARWGRTLGKRLFGLEVRDIEGHEPPAFGAALRRWLVYSVPGLLVVGVVGVVWCLFDRPWHQCWHDKAAHTFVAG; translated from the coding sequence CTGCCGCCGGTCGCGGGACCCGTCCACGCGCCCGGCGCGGGCACGGGCTTCGGCGCACCCCCAGCACCCTCAGCATCCCCAGCACCTCACGCCGCCCCCGCTGCCCCTGCTGCCCCCGCCGTTCCTGCGGTCCCCGCCGTCCCCGCCGCCCCTGCCGCGCCTGTCTCTCCCGGTTCGCCCGCAGGTTCCCCCTCCGCCCCCGCCGGGAGCTTCGGCCCGGCCCCCGGGAGCGGACAAGGCGGTGCCCCCGGCCCCTCGCCCGTCGAGACCACAGGACCGCACTTCTTCGACGAGGACCCCGACGCCCGGCAGCCGTCCCCGGGGGACGCCCAGCACGGCAGCAGGCCCGAGCCGGCCGCCGCGTGGGGCGCCGACCGGGCCCGGCAGGCCGGGTTCGGCAACGAGCAGGACCGGCGCGTCTCCTGGGGCTCCCCGTCCGGCGCCGACCCGCGTCTGCCCGCCGACGCCCCGGCCGCCGAGCCGGACGCCCGGACCCCGCCCGCCGTCGGCGCGGGAGCCACCCCCGACGGCACCTTCGTCTTCCGTCGGCCCGGCGCGGCCGAGCCAGGACCCGCCGGGTCCGCGGCCCCCGTCGCCGACGAGGGCACCATGACGTTCCGCGCGGTGCCCCCGCGCACGGGCGGGCAGCCCGGCGCACCCGCGGGCCCCGGCTTCGGCGCGGGGAAGGCGGCGGCCGACCGCGCGGCGGCGGCCCAGGCCCAGGCCCAGCCCCTCCCGGCGCAGGCGCAGGCGCAGCCTCAGGCAGCCCCCGCGCCCACCGTGCCGCCGCAGCCCGACGCCCCCGGGCCCGTCGCCGCCTCGGGAACTCCCGTGACCAGCGGGCCAGGTGGCGGCCAGCACTCCTGGGCGCAGCAGGTGCACCGGCTCGCGGGGGAGGACGGGGAGCAGCCCGTGCTGCCCTGGAAGCCGCCGGTGGAGGACGTGTTCCAGGCGGCGGCCAGGCGCCAGTCGGAGGCCCGCCCCGCCTCGCTCGGCAAGCGTCTCGCGGCCCGCCTCGTGGACACCGTCGTCCTCGCGGCCGTCACCGGGGCGGCCGCCGTGCCGCTCGGCACCCGCGCGGTCGACCACGTCGACGAGAAGATCGACGCGGCGCGGCTGTCGGGCGAGACCGTCACGGTCTGGCTGCTCGACGGCACGACCGCGCTGTACCTCGGTGTCGTCCTGGCGGTTCTGCTGCTCTTCGGTGTCGTGTACGAAGCGCTGCCCACCGCCCGGTGGGGCCGCACCCTGGGCAAGCGGCTGTTCGGCCTCGAGGTGCGGGACATCGAGGGGCACGAGCCGCCCGCGTTCGGCGCCGCGCTGCGCCGCTGGCTCGTCTACAGCGTGCCGGGGCTGCTGGTCGTCGGGGTCGTCGGCGTCGTGTGGTGCCTGTTCGACCGCCCGTGGCACCAGTGCTGGCACGACAAGGCGGCGCACACGTTCGTGGCGGGCTGA
- a CDS encoding phage baseplate protein yields the protein MAQPIDLAAPAVRWLWRKGTLLEPTVLQSFAFDEVHKHLYVLQITRTGHAAGDLCLNRLDYQGKRLGAMYLRGFGHGVSVGVQNEPDGTVWIWTEADADGGYGQGVTRFHFAAGAVRTGADVAIRHPIAGSTNNQPAVCMASRRIAVRYRAAGVPRYRIWDLDAFVARDYGDPLADFPQTGAHPVAGAPFQGYALHGDFLYQVAGSAYNARTNPPSGHGDTYLSRLDATTGALLQRSRTEAGYSLSFREPEGVAIRRLPTPWLCLGLASGDEGARRFSVYVKKQTP from the coding sequence GTGGCCCAACCCATCGACCTCGCCGCACCGGCCGTGCGCTGGCTGTGGCGGAAGGGCACACTGCTGGAGCCGACGGTGCTCCAGTCGTTCGCCTTCGACGAGGTGCACAAGCACCTGTACGTCCTGCAGATCACCCGCACCGGCCACGCGGCCGGCGACCTTTGCCTGAACAGGCTCGACTACCAGGGCAAGCGCCTGGGCGCCATGTATCTGCGCGGCTTCGGGCACGGCGTCAGCGTCGGGGTGCAGAACGAACCCGACGGCACCGTCTGGATCTGGACCGAGGCGGACGCCGACGGCGGCTACGGCCAGGGCGTCACCCGCTTCCACTTCGCCGCGGGCGCCGTCCGCACCGGTGCCGACGTGGCGATCAGACACCCGATCGCCGGCTCGACCAACAACCAGCCGGCCGTCTGCATGGCCTCGCGCCGGATAGCCGTCCGCTACCGCGCGGCCGGGGTGCCCCGCTACCGGATCTGGGACCTCGACGCCTTCGTGGCCCGCGACTACGGCGACCCGCTCGCCGACTTCCCGCAGACCGGCGCGCACCCCGTCGCGGGCGCCCCCTTCCAGGGCTACGCGCTGCACGGCGACTTCCTCTACCAGGTCGCCGGCTCCGCCTACAACGCCCGCACCAACCCGCCCTCGGGGCACGGCGACACCTACCTCTCCCGGCTCGACGCCACCACCGGCGCCCTGCTCCAGCGCAGCCGCACGGAGGCCGGGTACTCCTTGAGTTTCCGCGAACCGGAGGGCGTCGCGATCCGCAGACTGCCGACCCCGTGGCTCTGCCTCGGCCTGGCCTCGGGGGACGAGGGCGCCCGCCGCTTCTCCGTGTACGTCAAGAAGCAGACCCCGTGA